One Tolypothrix bouteillei VB521301 DNA window includes the following coding sequences:
- a CDS encoding succinylglutamate desuccinylase/aspartoacylase family protein: MLPNIETIPQRHMASGDVLSFQVYKFNGAHPGKKVYIQSNLHGAEIVGNAVIHQLIEFLLSVEPTDLAGEIWLVPVCNSMSTNQRSHFFSSGRYCISEAKDWNRIFWDYEKFTKNIMEFARSQIHLNIETVRKNYLDAIQQKFTDLLEKINSSSSVSYTEKFRYKLQSLSIDADYLIDIHSHTTQGLNYVYYFRDREESAKYFLLPLGILLDEYDGNAFDEAFIKPWLALEKCFKELGRENKFDVEAWTLELGTGMQMNPDSVEKGLRGIKNYLVQKGVLQTADISVKGDLLQNTSPEMSFSTRSQAKKYYAPTGGMIQSKVELGSSVKVGDKLYQVLQFNKEGKLPTVIDVFAEQDGLIYDSSTNHAVNEGEFVLGLIAVTNNQ, from the coding sequence ATGCTTCCAAACATTGAAACAATCCCGCAGCGCCATATGGCTTCAGGCGATGTACTCTCGTTTCAAGTCTATAAATTTAATGGTGCTCATCCCGGCAAAAAAGTTTATATTCAATCTAACCTACACGGTGCAGAAATTGTTGGCAATGCTGTTATTCACCAACTTATTGAATTTTTGCTATCTGTAGAGCCCACAGACCTAGCTGGAGAAATCTGGCTGGTTCCTGTTTGTAATTCTATGAGTACAAATCAGCGATCGCATTTTTTTTCTTCTGGAAGGTATTGTATTTCGGAAGCTAAAGATTGGAACCGTATTTTTTGGGATTATGAGAAGTTTACTAAAAATATAATGGAATTCGCTCGCTCTCAAATTCATTTAAATATAGAAACAGTACGAAAAAATTATCTTGATGCTATTCAGCAAAAATTTACAGATCTTTTAGAAAAGATTAACTCTTCTAGTAGCGTCTCCTATACAGAAAAATTTCGTTATAAATTGCAATCTTTGAGTATAGATGCAGATTACCTGATCGACATACACAGCCATACAACTCAAGGATTAAACTATGTATATTACTTCCGCGATCGAGAAGAAAGTGCAAAATACTTTTTACTTCCACTTGGAATTTTATTAGATGAATATGATGGCAATGCTTTTGATGAAGCATTTATCAAACCTTGGTTAGCACTGGAAAAATGTTTCAAAGAACTTGGTAGAGAAAATAAGTTTGATGTGGAAGCTTGGACGCTAGAACTTGGAACGGGAATGCAGATGAATCCCGATTCAGTTGAGAAAGGACTTAGGGGTATAAAAAATTATTTAGTCCAGAAAGGAGTGCTGCAAACTGCTGACATTTCTGTAAAAGGAGATTTATTACAAAACACATCCCCTGAGATGAGTTTTAGCACGAGAAGCCAAGCCAAAAAATATTATGCTCCAACAGGTGGAATGATTCAATCAAAAGTTGAATTGGGAAGTTCGGTAAAGGTAGGAGATAAATTGTATCAAGTATTGCAATTTAATAAAGAAGGCAAATTACCAACTGTCATTGATGTCTTTGCCGAACAAGATGGGCTAATTTACGACTCATCAACCAATCACGCCGTTAATGAAGGTGAGTTTGTACTGGGTTTGATTGCGGTGACCAATAACCAGTAA
- the era gene encoding GTPase Era — protein sequence MIPQAPPGFKSGFIGIIGRPNVGKSTLMNHLVGQKIAITSPVAQTTRNRLRGILTTPEAQLIFVDTPGIHKPHHQLGEVLVQNAKIAIESVDIVLFVVDGSTVCGTGDLYISELLNRSQTPVILGLNKIDQQPAEFQQIDGSYAQLAKSLQWQTVKFSAKTGSGLSELQRLLIEQLEPGPMYYPPDLVTDQPERFIMGELIREQILLLTREEVPHSVAIAIDRVEETPTITRVFATIHVERDSQKGILIGKGGTMLKAIGSAAREQIQKLIAGKVYLELFVKVQPKWRHSRMRLADLGYRVEE from the coding sequence ATGATTCCGCAGGCTCCTCCTGGATTTAAGTCGGGTTTTATTGGCATTATTGGTCGCCCTAATGTCGGTAAATCTACGCTGATGAATCATTTGGTAGGACAAAAAATTGCCATTACATCACCAGTCGCACAAACAACAAGGAATCGGTTGCGAGGCATTTTAACAACACCAGAAGCACAGTTAATCTTTGTAGATACACCAGGAATCCATAAACCCCACCATCAATTGGGAGAGGTTTTGGTGCAAAATGCCAAAATAGCAATTGAATCAGTGGATATTGTGCTGTTTGTTGTGGATGGCTCTACGGTCTGTGGAACAGGCGATCTGTACATTTCCGAGCTACTGAATCGCAGTCAAACACCAGTGATATTGGGTTTGAATAAAATTGACCAACAACCAGCAGAGTTTCAACAAATAGATGGGAGTTACGCTCAATTAGCAAAGTCACTTCAATGGCAAACGGTAAAATTTTCAGCTAAGACAGGGAGCGGATTGTCGGAACTGCAAAGGTTACTAATTGAACAATTAGAGCCAGGACCGATGTACTATCCACCCGATTTGGTAACCGATCAACCAGAACGCTTCATCATGGGTGAGTTAATCAGAGAACAAATTTTACTGTTAACTCGTGAAGAAGTTCCTCATTCAGTGGCGATCGCAATCGATCGCGTAGAGGAAACTCCGACTATTACCCGAGTCTTTGCTACCATACACGTAGAACGCGATTCCCAAAAAGGCATTCTTATTGGTAAAGGTGGAACCATGTTAAAAGCAATTGGTAGTGCTGCTCGCGAGCAAATCCAAAAGTTAATTGCTGGTAAAGTCTACCTAGAGCTATTTGTCAAAGTACAACCGAAATGGCGTCATTCTCGGATGCGATTGGCAGACTTGGGATATCGCGTAGAAGAGTAA
- a CDS encoding 16S rRNA (uracil(1498)-N(3))-methyltransferase → MQRIAIAPSQLQQGQILLTPQQQHYLGRVLRLRTGDRFIAMDGMGQWWLASLEGDNARVLEPMVVQTELRATITLILALPKGNAFDDVVRSCTELGVAIIAPAIGDRTLLKPSSQKLERWQRIAREAAEQSERSFVPTILEPVSFSTALSSASDWQYICVARGQSPHLRDCLQNNTQMANDDGQRTIAIAVGPEGGWTQKEVECAIDAGFQPVSLGRRILRAVTAPIVALSIVAAELESGKFGNYK, encoded by the coding sequence ATGCAAAGAATTGCGATCGCGCCATCCCAACTCCAACAAGGGCAAATTTTGCTCACTCCCCAACAACAGCATTATCTGGGGCGTGTTTTGCGTTTGCGTACAGGCGATCGCTTTATTGCAATGGATGGAATGGGACAATGGTGGCTGGCGTCTTTGGAAGGGGATAACGCTCGGGTTTTAGAACCAATGGTCGTGCAAACCGAATTAAGAGCAACCATAACGCTGATACTGGCTTTGCCTAAGGGTAACGCATTTGATGATGTAGTACGCAGCTGTACTGAGTTAGGAGTTGCTATCATTGCTCCGGCGATCGGCGATCGGACTTTACTCAAACCAAGCTCTCAGAAACTTGAAAGATGGCAGCGAATTGCACGAGAAGCCGCAGAACAATCCGAACGTTCTTTTGTTCCGACTATTTTAGAACCTGTCTCCTTCAGCACAGCTTTATCATCTGCAAGCGATTGGCAATACATCTGTGTTGCTCGCGGTCAGTCTCCTCATTTGCGAGATTGCTTGCAAAACAACACACAAATGGCAAATGACGACGGACAAAGAACAATTGCCATTGCAGTGGGACCGGAGGGAGGATGGACGCAAAAAGAAGTAGAGTGCGCTATTGACGCAGGATTTCAACCTGTTTCGCTTGGGCGTCGCATTCTCAGAGCAGTCACAGCTCCAATTGTTGCCCTATCTATTGTGGCAGCTGAGTTAGAATCTGGAAAATTTGGGAACTATAAATAA